CAAGTCCTAATGATACCACCATATCGTCGATTCATGTTCACGACTTGGGAGGGGATGGCCGTACCCTTTATGGGGGTGATGGTAAGGGAGTCACACATGATGAATCTGACGTTCGAGCAGGTTCAAGAAAATCCAACGAGTCTTTGGATCGAGATGTCGATTCCATGGAATGTTAACAAGGTACTCTCCTTGATTAGTCGAGCATACGTGTCTCAGTTACAATTTTTACCTCATCTTATGTCGGATAGAATACCTAACTTATCTCCGAACTCACCTCATATTACGTGTATGGTATGGAATTTTCAAGGCTCGGCTAGTAGAGCTAAAATTTTTGCTTTAAAAGATATCATTCAAACCTACAAACCCACTGTATTTGCTCTCATAGAAACTCACATGGGAGGGGATCATGCGGAAAAGGTTAAACGTATCGTTGGATATGATAGTCATGCCCGTGTAGATGCAATAGGGTTTCGTGGCGGGATTTGGTTATACTGGAAGTCTGCTTTAGTTCGAATTACACCAATTACATCTCATCCTCAGTATATTACTATGGAAATCTCGAGAGTTAATGAGACACCATGGTTATTCACTGCTGTCTATGCGAGCCCTGACccgaataatagaagagaactttgGGCGAATTTGGAAGATTTTGCACGAAGAAACGATATCCCTTGGATGCTAGCTGGCGATTTTAACGAAACTCGAAGTTTAACGGAAAGACACGGGGGAGATAGTAATATGGCTAGGCGTTGCGATCTCTTCAATACTTGGATCGAAAACTGCGCTCTTGTCGAATTGGAGTTCTCAGGTCCGTCTCATACCTGGGCTAGGGGCAATTCACCAGAAACAAGACAGAGTGCCCGGTTAGATAGAGCGTTGTGCAATAGCGAGTGAAGCATGCTATTTGGAGATGCTAGTGTGAAACACCTACCCGCTATACAATCCGATCATTGCCCTCTGTTAATATCACCAAACGGATTCGCTCCCCTTAACTCAATACAACGTCCTTTTCGCTTTCAGGCAGCCTGGCTAACTCACGAAAATTTCACAAACTTTGTCACTGAAAATTGGCAGCCGGAAGGGAATTTGATTGACCAACTTAACCATCTTTCGAGTAAGTTACAAATCTGGAATGAAGAAGTCTTTGGTaatattttcaaacaaaaacgccACTTAAAGGCGAGAATTGAAGGTTGTCAGAGGAAATTATCGTTGTGCAAGGATAGGGGCACCATGATTTTGGAAGCTAAACTTCGCAAGGAATTCGATGAGATCTTAGAGAGGGAGGAGATTCTTTGGTATCAAAAGTCTCGGGTGGACTTCATAAAAGACGGGGATAGAAACACCTCCTACTTTCACGTAAGCACTTTAGTAAGAAGATGGCGAAATCGTATTAGTTCATTGAAGAATCATGACGAAGTATGGGTCGAGAATAAAGGAGAACTTCAAAAGCTGGTGCTTGATTTTTATAAGCATCTGTATACAAAGGAGGGAGAATATGAAGCAGGAACGGGGATTCTTTACGATCTTTTCCCGGAGGTTAGTCGAGGCGACTTCGATTGGCTAACCCGTCCTTATACTACAGCTGAAATTGAGAAGGTTATCTTTAATATGGGAGCCCTTAAAGCACTCGGGCCGGATGGTTTTCAAGCTCTTTTCTATCAAAAAAATTGGTCGGTCATCCGTCAGTCAGTTTGTGATACAGTGATAAAGGCTTTGCAAGGCAAAGGATTCCCGGAGAACTTCAACGATACACATATTGTTCTAATTCCTAAGGTAATTGGTCCTGAATATATTACTCAATTCCGTCCTATAAGGCTCTGTAATGTTTCGTACAAAATCGTTAGTAAAGTACTTGCTAACAGAATTAAAAAGGTCCTACCTCATCTCATATCAGAAACACAGAGTGGTTTTGTTCCGGGCCGTCAAATCTCAGATAATATTGTGGTATTTCAAGAAACTATTCATACCATGCGCAGGAAGAAGGGCAACAAAGGTTTTATGGCCATAAAAATCGATCTCGAAAAAGCCTATGATCGTCTATGTTGGGATTTTATTCGAGACACTCTCAATGATATGTGCATTCCCGCTTATTTAGTTGATGTCATAATGGAATGCGTCACAACTGCTCGAATGCAAATCCTATGGAATGGTGAACCGACTGATATATTTAAGCCGTCAAGGGGGGTGCGACAAGGCGACCCACTGTCTTCGTACCTATTCGTTATGTGTCTTGAGAAATTACAACAACTTATTGATGAAGAGGTACGGTGCCACAGATGGAATCCTATCGAAATATGCTCTAATGGCCCTACCATTTCAAACTTATTCTTCGCGGACGATATGGTCCTATTCGTAGAAGCAACCACCGAACAAGCTTCCGTTATTTCAAACGTTCTAACCACTTTATGTCGAGCTTCTGGAGAAAAAGTTAGTGTGGCTAAGTCGAGAGTCTTTTTCTCGCCAAATACAAGCACGGCTATTCAACAACAAGTATATATCTAGTGTTTTGGGTTTCGAGAAAACGGATGATTTGGGAACATATCTGGGTATGCCAACTATCAACGGCCGGGTCACCAAGCACACATTCAATCGAATTCTCGAAAAATTTAATACCCCGCTTGCGGGTTGGAGTACTAAACATCTATCATTGGCAGGGAGAGCCACGCTCATTCAGTCCACGTTATCCTCTATGGCTAATTATAGTATGCAGACGACTAAAATTCCCAAAACGACATGAGATGATATTGATAGAAAAACCCGAAGGTTTCTTTGGGGTGGCGACGAGAACAAAAGAAAGATTCATCTTTTATCTTGGGAGACCATTCAGAAATCCAAAGTTAATGGCGGACTTGGAATCACCTAATCAAGGCAAGCTAACGCGGCCTTTTTGACGAAACTAGGTTGGCGTGTTCTGTCGACACCAAACTGCCTTTGGGCTAGGGTGCTGCGAGCTAAATACTGTAGTGGAAGATCTGACATTGACATGTTCAAACCCAAATCAAATATGTCTAATGTATGGGCAGGAATATCGTCACAGGCAGCAAATATAGCTAAAGGCACTACCTCGGCTGTAGGTAATGGACAACGAACCCTTTTCTGGGACCATTCTTGGGTTGAAGAAGGTACCCTGTCGGACGTCGCTATTCTTCCTATTCCGAAAACTTTATTGGGGGCAGCAGTGAGTGACATGTGGGATGAAGAATCGGGTTGGAAGTGGGACGAGTTTGCTAATTTTCTTCCGCGCGAGAGCCTCCTTAAAATAGCTTCATTCTCTCTATCACCCGATCCCAATCTGGTGGATCCTTTGTACTGGAATGGAACCTCACATGGGAAATTCACGATCAAGTCCGCGCTAAATATTATTAAAGGTATGGACCCGGTTCCAGAAGCTAATCAAGTTCGATGGCATGCTATTTGAAAATTGCCCGTCCAACAACGAATCAAGTTCTTTATTTGGCTAGCTGCCCATAAAAGAGCGATGTGTAATGTCGCAAGGGTCCGTCGCAATCTTTCTGATGACCCAAGCTGTCCCAGATGTCTCGCCGAAGAAGAAAACATGGATCATGTGCTTCGTTTTTGCCCTTTCTCACGTCACCTTTGGAGCCTCCTCGGTATTCCTCCCTCTCTGTCTTCCTTTTATAACATCCCTTACAATGACTGGATATCGTTCAATGCTAGCAATAATATTGATGTGGGGGTAGCCGATTGGTCCATGAAATTTGCCATCACTTGTTGGTGGATATGACGTTGGCGAAATAATGTTGCCTTTGGTCGTGCGCAAGATAACCCGTTAGACCCCATCTCGTTTCTTCATCAGTAGTTTGAGTCCTCGAAGATTGCCTTTGATAAATACTCTCTTTTTATACCTAATCCGGGTCATCGAACTCGGGAAGTGCTAATTCGATGGCATCCACCTCCCTTCAGCGGGTGCCTTCTGAATACGGGTGGTGCATCAAAGGGCAATCCGGGTCCGGCAGGGTGCGGAGGTATCCTTCGTGATGATACGGGTAATTTTGTTTCAGCTTTTATGTTCTCAGGTGGGATATGTACTTCCATGAGAGCGGAGATGTTAGCTCTTGTAACTGGGCTGGAAAGAGCGAGAATTCTTAATATTGATAAACTTCTTGTCCACATGGACAACGAAACATGCGTCAATCTAGTCTTGGAGGATCAATTGGTAAGTAATAGCCTCCGACCCCTTGTTCTTCGCTGCAAAGATCTCATCCGCTTACCAGGGTGGAAAGTACACATCCAACATGTCTTTAGAGAGGCAAACCGAGCAAGCGATTGGCTAGCGAATCAAGGCGTTCTCTCATCTACTAGTCCCAGCTTCTTTGATGATCCACTGGATGCTCTTAGGTCAATCTTGCGTGAAGACCTTCTAGGGGTTACTATCCCTCGTTTAGTACACTAGTTTTCGGGTGTTTAACCtcttatgtaccaaaaaaaaaaaaaaaaaaattaatcggaAGACTTTGAGAAATTGAGCAGCCAGAATTTTGTGCAATTTTTCTTGATAAATATTCAaattattaataatttaatttCATAACACATGTGTCTTTTCTAACAAAGATTAATTCATTGTTATTGGTTTATTATTGCAACCATTGTAGCATGACTTGCTTGTGTGATATCTATAttaataagagaaaggtaataaTCAGTTAGTTCCGGTAAGAAgatatatatttttattttagggttatccatatttaataattacATCTATTTTCATTTATATTACTGTAGCTTTTTATGAGCCATTTTTTATGTATATGTAGGGTTATGTATTTTGTATGGTTCAAAATCACTCTATCTTACTTTCTTTGATTTCGTGCCAAAAGTATTACTCTCTCCGCTCGGTTTGATTCCATACATTTGCGTGCTTtatgcacaagaattaagaaagttGGTAAAAGTACAAAAAATAATGTAAATTAGCTAAAGTT
The Silene latifolia isolate original U9 population chromosome 11, ASM4854445v1, whole genome shotgun sequence genome window above contains:
- the LOC141613406 gene encoding uncharacterized protein LOC141613406; protein product: MVWNFQGSASRAKIFALKDIIQTYKPTVFALIETHMGGDHAEKVKRIVGYDSHARVDAIGFRGGIWLYWKSALVRITPITSHPQYITMEISRVNETPWLFTAVYASPDPNNRRELWANLEDFARRNDIPWMLAGDFNETRSLTERHGGDSNMARRCDLFNTWIENCALVELEFSGPSHTWARGNSPETRQSARLDRALCNSE